In one window of Cryptococcus neoformans var. neoformans B-3501A chromosome 11, whole genome shotgun sequence DNA:
- a CDS encoding hypothetical protein (Match to ESTs gb|CF185285.1|CF185285, gb|CF183074.1|CF183074; HMMPfam hit to OTU, OTU-like cysteine protease, score: 92.1, E(): 1.4e-24), translating to MPGSKRRALKKLLSPNHSPFTPDSPSADTTPSSALSPQPQLPPAIDDGAAAQAAAAGISPQELQDNAVLEDMHEREKEIGHASSPAGLRGVISPSPSSVSAQGQETKSGGMYANANGGGAGGKKKKSSRQRFEERQARKQEALLESAPPADPEWTAQLEKERQEEIKVISDACIALNCELFEIAPDGHCMYAAIGDQLGLLGIVPVEEATDPRAIRRMAADYMLSHPDDFMPFLPSIAGEDTPDATSDGMITHSGFAQYCKAVAETGEWGGEPEIQALSRAYGVPIHVIQRGPPTVVSHGGKDDSFGGGLTAEESGRQGKRVVRISYHKRMYGLGEHYNSLRPVV from the exons ATGCCAGGCTCAAAACGACGTGCACTCAAGAAACTCCTCTCCCCCAACCATTCCCCCTTCACACCCGACTCTCCTTCTGCCGACACCACACCTAGTTCTGCCCTCTCCCCTCAACCCCAGTTACCCCCCGCCATCGACGATGGTGCCGCAGCTCAAGCTGCTGCGGCCGGGATAAGCCCACAGGAGCTACAAGATAATGCTGTTTTGGAGGACATGCacgagagagagaaggaaattggGCATGCAAGTTCGCCTGCCGGGCTGCGAGGGGTCATTTCGCCTTCCCCATCGTCCGTCTCAGCGCAAGGGCAGGAAACGAAGAGTGGAGGGATGTATGCTAATGCTAATGGTGGTGGGGCTGgcggcaagaagaaaaagtctAGTCGACAAAGATTCGAAGAGCGCCAA GCCCGTAAACAGGAAGCACTCCTCGAATCTGCCCCTCCTGCCGACCCCGAATGGACCGCCCAGCTCGAAAAAGAGCGCCAAGAAGAAATCAAAGTCATCTCCGACGCATGTATTGCCCTCAACTGCGAACTATTCGAGATCGCCCCGGATGGACACTGTATGTACGCTGCTATCGGGGACCAACTTGGATTACTCGGTATTGTCCCCGTGGAGGAAGCTACCGACCCCCGGGCGATCCGGAGAATGGCTGCGGACTATATGCTCTCCCACCCTGATGATTTTATGCCGttcctcccttccatcGCGGGGGAAGACACGCCCGATGCGACTTCGGACGGGATGATCACACACTCTGGGTTTGCACAGTACTGTAAAGCTGTGGCGGAGACGGGCGAGTGGGGAGGCGAACCGGAGATTCAGGCGTTGAGTAGGGCGTATGGGGTACCGATCCACGTGATTCAGAGAGGACCTCCAACGGTGGTTTCGCatggtggaaaggatgattCATTTGGAGGTGGTTTGACGGCGGAGGAGAGTGGCAggcaagggaagagggtggTGAGAATTAGTTATCATAAGAGGATGTACGGGTTGGGCGAG CATTATAACAGTCTCAGGCCTGTCGTTTGA